ggtgcattggcagagctgtgtgtgagggtctcagtactggaatagcaggaggtgctgcagggcaggagtgaggagcattggcagatcTCTGTGtgaaggtctcagtactggaatagcagggggtgctgcaggacaggagtgaggtgcattggcagatctCTGTGTGAaggtctcggtactggaatagcagggggtgctgtgaGCAGGTGCATTGGCAGAAGGGTGTATGTGTATTGGGGTGAAGGTCTTACTATGGAGGATTGTTTGCTAGATGAAGAGAGGCTGGAGGAGGTTGGGATCTGGTGACTGACCCATTCCTCTCTTCTTGCTGATACAGCATCTCCAGAAAAGATAGCTCCACTTGGATAGGTAAAGTATGAGCTGATGACTCTCCAGATTGTCTCTCCGAGGTATTTAGCCCAGTAAAAAGGTCTCTCCTACCCCTTGTTTGCTGATCCCAGGAGAAGGGGAGTGGTGACTCCGTTTATTTGCTTTCCTTGATGGCATCTGGTCTGCCCTTCTCCTTGCCATTGCTTGGAAGGGCGCGGTGGCTCCAGCATACCCCGTCCCTCCACCTCAATCACCAGAGAAGGGGGCCAGgaagggctggagagagagagcctgtccCAGAGATCCTCCCGCAGCCCCAGATTGTGCCTGAACCCCCAAGACTTGGCAATCCTGCCACGATTTCTGCTGGACACGCTCAGCGCTCTGCAGatgcacctttatttatttattttgaattcttatatacccaCATTCCTGTCAAGTATACAGATCGCACCGGCTTACAGTGCAACAGAAACAGTCGCTGGGAGCGATACCAGGAACATTTACCACCAATAGAGTAGAAAAACTTCATTACCGAATAAAATACCCATATAACTTTATctgcaacatagaaacataaagaCAATTGGGGTATATTCCAGTGAAGATAGGGAAAGCTaggggggctggggagagaggCTCTGGTTGGGGAACAGTAAATGGGTACCCAAATACGAAAGAGATGAGATTACCAGTTAACTGTTGCTACATATCAGGGTAAAACCGATTGCAAATTGCGGGTTACTTGGACCAGGTGATCTAGTGCTTAGGTCAGTGGGTCTAAGGTGAAAATATTGAGATACTGAGGGGGGAGAGGCAGGGCatggggggggcaggagaaatAAGGAGGGAAAGAACGAGGGAAAGAGGGCCCCAGATAAAGGCCTGGGAGGAACTAGGTTGAGGGCCTGCCTCTCACATGAgaggcagtcccttctccctAGAGCTTACGAGCATTCTCTCCCATTCCTTCCCCATGGTGGGAGGCTGGGGAAGCAGAGAGCGGCAGCACTCCGCTTTCGTGCAGTTTTCTCTGCCGGCCCGCCTGACACACCTCCTCCATCTGGCGTCTGAGTGGCTGCAGCGAGAACCCGATCTCTGGAGGCAGGAGGGGCTGCCTGAGAGCGCGTCCTTCCTGAAAGCTCCTCTCAGGGCTCCTCTGGAAGTCCCTTTTTGCTGGCGTGGCATTGCACAGCAGATTTGGAAAGCTGTCATTTAGTAAGGAGCAGCTGGGAGTAGGAGGTCGGGATGCCTGGCTGTTCAGGCTGACCAGggtttacatttgcatggataGAAACGCATCAGAGCCTCCATACATCAAAGGCTGGAAGTGCGGTGGGTGCTACTGAAGGCAGGgtatgtgctgggggggggggcatcaggacTGGTGGTGCCAGGAGTACTTTTGAAGGCAGGgtatgtgctgggggggggcatCAGGGCTGGTGGTGCCAGGGGTACTTTTGAAGGCAGGgtatgtgctggggggggggcatcagggCTGGTGGTGCCAGGAGTACTTTTGAAGGCAGGgtatgtgctggggggggggcatcagggCTGGTGGTGCCAGGGGTACTTTTGAAGGCAGGGTATGTGCTGGGGGGGGCATCAGGACTGGTGGTGCCAGGAGTACTTTTGAAGGCAGGGTATGTGCTGAGGGGGAGAGCATCAGGACTGGTGGTGCCAGGAGTACTTTTGAAGGCAGGGTATGTGCTGAGGGGGGAGAGCATCAGGGCTGGTGGTGCCAGGAGTACTTTTGAAGGCAGGgtatgtgctggggggggggggcatcagggCTGGTGGTGCCAGGAGTACTTTTGAAGGCAGGgtatgtgctggggggggggcatcagggCTGGTGGTGCCAGGAGTACTTTTGAAGGCAGGGTATGTGCTGAGGGGGAGAGCATCAGGACTGGTGGTGCCAGGAGTACTTTTGAAGGCAGGGTATGTGCTGAGGGGGAGAGCATCAGGGCTGGTGGTGCCAGGGGTACTTTTGAAGGCAGGgtatgtgctggggggggggcatcagggCTGGTGGTGCCAGGAGTACTTTTGAAGGCAGGGTATGTGCTGAGGGGGAGAGCATCAGGGCTGGTGGTGCCAGGGGTACTTTTGAAGCCAGGgtatgtgctgggggggggggcatcagggCTGGTGGTGCCAGGAGTACTTTTGAAGGCAGGGtatgtgctgggggaggggggggggcatcaggacTGGTGGTGGCAGGGTTACTGCTGAAGCCAGGGTACATGCTGGGAGAGGGTGGGGGCGGAGGAACAGTTTTGGTGGTGCCAGGGGTATCGCTAAAGGCAGAGTATGTGTTGGGGTCAGGGGAGGATCCAGGCTGTTGGTGCGTCTAGGAAGTGCCACTTGTAGGTATGACTCTGGGACTCCCCTCCTCCCTGTGTGTTAGTGTCTGTATCCCGTGCCCGGGCAGTGCCTGGGTGGGAGTTGGCATCCTTCCCCAGTATGTCGGGTGTGATGTGTTCCTGTCGGGTGTGATCTCTCCTGTAGCATCTCTGTTTTTCTCTCAGGGCGGAATTTGAGAATCCAGCTGAGGTCCAGGCACGGGAGCCGTGCGCCTGGAGCCCCACCCTGCGACGCGCCTGATGGAAAAGTGCGGGCCGGAGCTGGAGGAGCCGGCGGTGGGGGAGTCCAGCCTTGGCCTGCTGCCAGAGGAGCTTGCCCCCCGCCCCTCTTGGGGCAGTAAAGTGCAGTACATCCTTGCCCAGGTCGGCTTCTCCGTGGGACTCGGCAACGTGTGGAGGTTTCCCTACCTCTGCCACCAGAATGGAGGCGGTAAGCTGAGAGCGTGTCACATTGCATGCCCGAGCACCGTGAGACCCCCCTTAGAGTCTGATTGTACCGTGCGTCGTGCCTGCCCTTATCCCGACTCCTCTGGAAGATCCAGGATCAGGCCCTGAGATATCTCAGGGGGGATGGGGCGGCATGACCATGTACTGGCAAAATGTGCCGCGGCTCTGACCTGCCGAGCCGCCTCCTGTGCTGTTCTCGGTGAGACGCCTCCTTTGGGCAATGCGCACTTTGAAATCCGGTCTTCGACCACTCTggggttacccccccccccaccagggcgCCTTGCTTCCAACCCAAATAAAACCAAGAGATCTTCGGCCACAGGGTCCCCGCGCATGCTGTGCGTGAACATTGGCGTGTCATGCCCACGGTAGCCCACATGCAACCCACTAAGTACCAAGACAATAACACGAGGGAGCGGAGGTAGTGCTGGGCCTCGGCATGTactgttttcatttatttatttatttatttatttagagaattttatataccgacagccgtttgcacatcgtatcggtttacatagaacttataacAAATTGGGaatgccattacatagaacaggaacaaagTGTACAATAACTAACAATAACAAGCTAATCTGGATAACTGAGAAACTATTTACAGGATTCAATGGTAGATAGACGATAATTTGGTTAGGGAGGGAGACCATAGCGTGATTGAGTAACTGGGAAGGCATAAGAGTGTTACAGGATATGCATAGAACGAAATCTTAACAGAGTGGTGTTTCAGGGAAAGTtatagcaggggggggggagggagggatagcaTGAGAGGTCTAAATAATTGTTGACACAGGGTGAGGAGGTAGGAAGTTATAATAGGTAGTTCAGAGCCATGGTTctaactgcagctctgtgggtTGCCAGGCGGGTGGAGGTCGCAtgaagggtaggcctgtaggaacagccaggtttttagctttttttttaatatagtctGCTTTTTGactcttcaaagtgaattacattcaggtactgtagttatttccctgcctcagagggtttataatctaagtttgtacctgaagcaacggagggtaaagggacttgctcaaggtcacaaggagcggcagtgggatttgaaccctggtctccctggttcgtagccccgatgctctaacctctaggctgaTTTGCAAAGCAATTCACCCCGGGAAAAAGTGTCTTGCCCGTGTTAATCGGCTCTCtgactctcaccctccctcaGCGTGAGCTACAACGCCCAGGCTTTGAGTGGCCCTGAGAGGGTAGGAAAAGGAGCCCACCTCACATTATCAGATCTTCCTgtgtacttttccagcaaaagtcTGTTCGCACACAAAGCAAGTGCAAGCGATCACGTGGCCCTTGTACGCGTGACAGCTTTCAAACAGAAATCTGAGACTTCATGCCAAGCCCAATAGGTAAAGCGCACCCAGTGCTGGCAGCTTACAAACCAGGCCCTAAATAAGCAAACAGACCCTCCAAACACAATCTGGAACCCCATCCCCTGGACATTCTCTGTGCTGTGTGGCGAAAAGGACGCGCACCCTGGATAGGCTGACCAAGGCGAGTTACCTCTGTCAAAGGCATCCTAAGGCTTGGAAAACTGCAGGCCCCCCAGAATGTATTGAAAAGCAATTCCATTCAATCCTCTTAGAAGGATGTGCTCAGACCGTCGTTCTCCTGTCTCCCAGTTATGCGCTCGGCAGCGGGCGGGATCCCTCTCTCGCCCTCGGCGTGCGCACGTGTCCCGCCGCCGGCGTGCCGACGGCTGCACTCACTGTGCGATGCTTTGCCTGCAGGGGCCTTTCTCCTCCTGTACTTCCTGCTGCTGGGGATTATCGGCATCCCCCTCTTCTTCCTGGAGCTGGCTGCAGGGCAGAGCATCCGGCAAGGCAGCATTGGAGTCTGGAAGCGCATCAGCCCCCGGCTTGCCGGCATTGGCTTTGCCAGCTGCGTGGTGAGTGGCCTGTGGCCGTGCTTTGCTAAGAGGGCTGGCGTTCCTGTGGCGAGGGGCTGGGGAAGGGTCTTCACCAGCACTGATGTCTGATCTTTGTGGCTTTTCCAGGTTTGCTTCTTCGTGGCCTTGTACTACAACGTCATCATTGCCTGGAGCCTCTTCTACATCTTCCACTCTTTCCAGTATCCCCTGCCATGGGAATCCTGCCCCATCCCGCCCAATCAGACTGAGGAAGGTTTGTGCTCAAACATGGTGACCTTGATAACCAGGACACTCCCCAGAAtggtgctggggggagggggtgtttgcTGTGCTGCAGAAGGCATCGTCCTTCATAAATAAGACACACTCCAACCCCGGCACCGTAGCATGGTGTTAGGGAGTGTTGGGCTGTCGGAGGCATTGTCCTTCATAACCAGGACATGCTCCAGTTTCCAGTACCCCAGCATGGTGTGCTTCATACACAGCTCAGGTGGGGATCATGTACCCTTCCTTCTGATGCAGGAAAATCCCGGCCTGGTGAATGCATATCTGTCTTCTCTCTGCGTTTTCTGTAGTGCGGGAATGCATCAGCAGCTCTCCGTCCACCTACTTCTGGTATCGTAAGGCGCTGGAAATCACAGACTCGATTGAGGAGAGTGGGGGCCTGAATGGAGCCATGGTGGGCTGCCTCTTCTTAGCCTGGGTGGTGGTCTGTTTCAGCATGATCAAAGGAATCAAATCCTCGGGGAAAGTAAGTCTGAAAACCTGTGAGAGTCTTTCTGTCCAGGCCAAGCGTctcgtcttctctcttcctcacatcCTACCTGTCTAGGGAAATTCTGGAGCTTTTATAGATTCATATCGTCTCTGAAATGTTTCTTTGGATCTGCTGCATATGGACGAGATGCTTCAGGTACAACAGCAGCGTAATATGGTATTCAGACTCCAGGGTAAACTTTGGGCTAGGAGCGGGAGCATTTGGATTTAGATGGGCTAGAACAGGAGACTGAGGAAGAGGCTGGAAGATTGAGGTTTATGCGGAGTCTCCTGGGAGGTTCTGGAGATTTGTGATACACAGCTGTAGACAACTCGGGGGAAGAGCGATGCTGCGTGGAAAGTAGTAATCTGGCCCCCGCTGTTGCTTCGTTTTCTAGGTCATGTATTTCAGCTCGGTTTTCCCCTACGTGGTTCTCCTTTGCTTCTTGATCCGTGGGCTCTTGCTGGAAGGAGCTGTTGATGGGATTCGTATCATGTTCACACCAAAGGTAAGGGTGCCCCCTCACTCCATCCTACCCCTTCTGCAAAGGTCCGCCATGTGCCTTTTTCGAGGGGGTGACTCTCACCAGTAAGTGCCTCCAGTCCAGCACGTCAGCAAAAGGATTTGCATGCCCAGACTGTGGGCGGGGTAGGCTGAGGGTATCTGGCTTTGGAATACAATATTCCAGTTTTGTAAATGTTCAAATCCCATAGTGGCCTGAGCTGTCATTCCTCAGCCCTCATAGCGCCTTTTGTTCCATTGCCACTCCCTCCCTAGTCAGAATCGGTCAATATCCAACCAGCACAGTAACCTTTACTATCCCAGCAGTCTCTCGCTAATCAACGACGTGCCCTGTGTTATAGGAGATTGCTGCCGTATGTTTACAACACCAGTCGGTCTTACTGCATTAATGCTTCCTTTCTTTACCCATAGCTGGAAATCTGGCAGGACATCCAAGTGTGGCGTCAAGCTGCCACCCAAGTGTTCTTTGCCTTGGGCCTGGGCTTCGGCAGCGTGATTGCCTACTCCAGCTACAACTGCCGCACCAACAACTGCCACTTTGATGCCATCCTGGTGTCGTTCATAAACTTCATGACATCCATCCTGGCCACACTGGTCGTCTTTGCCGTGCTGGGGTTCCGGGCAAACATAATCACTCAGCAATGCATCCATGAGTGAGTGACCCCTTCCCCCCTCTAATCTGACCCTTTCTGACCCCCTACTGCTCTAATAGAAGTAGAAACTGAAGCAGCCATATATGTGTCATCTCAGCTTCTCTTTTTGATCATTGACATGTCAGTCGTATCCTAGCATGAATGACAGGTGGAATGGATGATGGGATGCTGCGTGAATAGTGGAAGGGATGTGTGGATGAATGGATAGATTGAGGTTGGGAGGGATGGATGGGGGAATGGATGTAGAAATGGATGAATAGTGGAAGGGATGTGTGGATGAATGGATAGATTGAGGTTGGGAGGGATGGATGGGGGAATGGATGTAGAGATGGATGAATAGTGGAAGGGATGTGTGGATGAATGGATAGATTGAGGTTGAGAGGAAGGATGGATGGGGGGATGGATGTAGACATGGATGAATAGTGGATGGGATTTCTGGATCTCTGCCATTTGTGACAATGTTGTGAAATTCAGGCCAACAGTGTTGCTACTCCAACAGAGAACATGAACAGATAATATGTTTACTATTTCTAAGCTCTGCTCTCTGCTGTCAGGAACACGCAGAAGCTGATGGATCTCATACACGGTGGCAGTCTCTCAGCTGAATTCCTCCTGGTACAGAACCTGAGCAGCACCGAATACAGCCAGTGGTATCAGCGGGCAAATGAGAATGGCACCTTGCAGCAGCACGGGATTGAAGATTGCAGGGTGGAGAATGAGGTGAACAAGGTGGGTTCTTGTAGTCATTAGCAGCCCCATCTGGCTGCTCCCCCGTCACCAGGTGCTGTGGTGCGCTGACCTGTTTCCTCTCACTGGTTCCCGTAGGGCGTGGAAGGCACAGGATTGGCGTTTATCGTCTTCACGGAGGCCATGACGCTCTTCCCGGCCTCGCCTTTCTGGTCTGTGCTCTTCTTCTTCATGCTGCAGAATCTGGGCCTCAGCACGATGCTGGGGAACATGCAGGGCATCATCACCCCTCTGCTGGACAACTTCCCCGCCCTGCGCAAGAAGAAGACGCTCTTCACAGGTGATGCCCAAATCCTGCCACGCCACTCCACCCCGCACTCGCAGCAGTGCACCCTGGGGCTTGGAGGGTTGCTGTACTCTGCTACCACACCTCATTGCCCCCTCTGCTTGTTTCCAGTGGCCTGCTGCCTCTCGGGATTCGTATTTGGGTTGATTTTCGTCCAGCGGTCCGGCAACTATTTTGTGACCATGTTTGACGACTACTCAGCCACGCTGCCGCTCATTGTTGTGGTCATCTTCGAGAACGTGGCTGTGGCCTGGGTATATGGGGCAGACAGGTAACGCGTGCATCTCTGCTTAGCTGCATGGGAGGTTTCCCATGCCATACTGTCCTGTTAGATCAATGGCGGAAGTGCCATGGGCTGACTAGACCGGGGTACATGATACCCTGCTCACCTCCAGGCCATCTCActttctcccacctcccccaatGTCTTCTCTGATGCTCAGGCAGCCTTCAACAGCAGACTGGCTTTGATCTTACCCTTTGCGGCTTCCCCCTTGATCCCTGTCCCTTGCCTTTCCCTTGTGTCCAATGACGCTCGCGTTTGCGTTGGTCCGAATAAAGGCTACCAAAATAGATTAGGCTCGACGCCAAAATCCCTATGGGATGAGGCGGAAAGACCTACATGTGTACACCCTAGagaggaggaatatgatagagagaGTCAGATACCTCCAAAGGAATAAATAATGCACAGGAGAGAAAGGCCCCAGGAGGTAATATCAGAAAATGGAGCGGCCTCGCAGCGGGAATGAGAGAGCTCCTGGGATCGGCGCAGAgggaagaagtgaggggaaagctGACTGGCCTGTCAGGGACCGTCTCTTATTTGTGCCTGTCTAATAGCACTGTAGggatgaggagcagcagcagcagcaccaggaaTCCAATTTAGGAAGAGAGTGGCTGGATCTTAGTTATCGGTCCCTGCTTCGAAGTTACATTTCTGCATCTCCATCTC
The DNA window shown above is from Rhinatrema bivittatum chromosome 19, aRhiBiv1.1, whole genome shotgun sequence and carries:
- the LOC115080228 gene encoding sodium-dependent neutral amino acid transporter B(0)AT2-like, with the translated sequence MEKCGPELEEPAVGESSLGLLPEELAPRPSWGSKVQYILAQVGFSVGLGNVWRFPYLCHQNGGGAFLLLYFLLLGIIGIPLFFLELAAGQSIRQGSIGVWKRISPRLAGIGFASCVVCFFVALYYNVIIAWSLFYIFHSFQYPLPWESCPIPPNQTEEVRECISSSPSTYFWYRKALEITDSIEESGGLNGAMVGCLFLAWVVVCFSMIKGIKSSGKVMYFSSVFPYVVLLCFLIRGLLLEGAVDGIRIMFTPKLEIWQDIQVWRQAATQVFFALGLGFGSVIAYSSYNCRTNNCHFDAILVSFINFMTSILATLVVFAVLGFRANIITQQCIHENTQKLMDLIHGGSLSAEFLLVQNLSSTEYSQWYQRANENGTLQQHGIEDCRVENEVNKGVEGTGLAFIVFTEAMTLFPASPFWSVLFFFMLQNLGLSTMLGNMQGIITPLLDNFPALRKKKTLFTVACCLSGFVFGLIFVQRSGNYFVTMFDDYSATLPLIVVVIFENVAVAWVYGADRFMDDLEQMLGWRPWSIYKYTWKYVSILAMLGLLLASLIRMCFAHPTYRAWNMEQALEMKLEYPPWALGLLISLIALASFPIPALFLRQVLRESCRRKSVDTYSQCGYHQGDTADETGSPTEESPADPQCQANGFPPAEAAEMAETGKLLAEDSGEEAEEDEDTLLR